In uncultured Umboniibacter sp., one genomic interval encodes:
- a CDS encoding inactive transglutaminase family protein yields MSSRTPFYFAIFALIVVGLFASWNRHAQSGLPLLPNHDREVWEIEARVEFTALDRPVLASLALPEANQPGFRLIREASSSPDYGMTYQQTPFGRRAEWSKRVAVGEQALFYRAQFLVDPTKLELLPPEFPLAAPKLNLIGPERLAAESIKEAAFERSSNALSFGRELVKLLNDPNDQNRALLRNHYSQLDILSTLLSEAEIANRLVGVLSLEDGRRRQPIERMLQFWTGAEWLLFDPSSQQFSTLGEVLIWDASIRSLLDVNGGRLSRVSFSMISQDVTPTEALASVNQTTEPWNLSIHSLPLEQQTMFKSIMLIPVGALIVAFLRIMVGLKTSGTFMPILIAMAFVQTELKVGIIGLVVIVGVGLVIRGYLSRLNLLLVSRISAVIIAVILMISSFAVVAYHLNLTQGLSITLFPMIILAWTIERMSILWEEDGWREVAMQFAGSLLTAVIVYLAMTNDVIRYLSFNFIGLQLVILAFILLLGNYTGYRLSELTRFYPLGGKS; encoded by the coding sequence ATGTCTTCTCGTACTCCCTTTTACTTTGCAATTTTCGCGCTTATTGTGGTTGGCCTATTTGCTAGCTGGAACCGACACGCCCAAAGTGGTCTTCCGCTATTACCTAATCATGACCGCGAAGTCTGGGAAATCGAGGCGCGAGTTGAATTTACGGCGCTCGATCGTCCGGTTCTCGCAAGCCTCGCACTACCCGAAGCGAATCAACCGGGTTTTAGGTTAATCCGCGAGGCGTCATCGTCACCAGACTATGGTATGACTTATCAGCAGACGCCTTTTGGCCGAAGAGCCGAGTGGTCGAAACGTGTTGCGGTAGGAGAGCAAGCACTATTCTATCGAGCACAGTTTTTAGTAGATCCAACTAAACTAGAACTCCTGCCTCCCGAATTTCCCCTAGCCGCCCCAAAATTGAACCTTATTGGCCCGGAACGACTGGCCGCCGAATCAATCAAAGAAGCTGCCTTTGAACGCTCCTCCAATGCACTAAGTTTTGGACGAGAATTAGTTAAGCTCCTCAATGATCCAAATGATCAAAATAGAGCGCTTCTGCGCAACCATTATTCACAGCTAGACATACTCTCCACACTATTAAGTGAAGCTGAAATCGCCAATCGGCTAGTAGGAGTTCTTAGCCTTGAAGACGGTCGTCGGCGCCAACCTATTGAGAGGATGTTGCAGTTTTGGACAGGGGCCGAGTGGCTATTATTTGATCCGTCATCGCAGCAGTTTTCTACCTTAGGTGAAGTGCTGATTTGGGACGCCTCGATTCGCTCACTACTGGACGTAAATGGCGGGCGGCTAAGTAGGGTAAGTTTTTCCATGATTTCTCAAGATGTCACGCCTACCGAGGCACTTGCTAGCGTTAATCAAACTACTGAGCCATGGAACCTATCTATTCATAGCCTGCCCCTCGAGCAACAGACGATGTTTAAGAGCATCATGCTAATCCCAGTAGGAGCACTCATCGTTGCCTTTCTACGGATCATGGTTGGATTAAAGACCTCAGGCACGTTTATGCCAATTCTTATCGCCATGGCCTTCGTGCAGACCGAGTTGAAAGTGGGAATTATCGGCTTAGTAGTTATTGTAGGAGTAGGCCTGGTCATTCGGGGCTATCTTTCTCGGCTCAATCTGCTGCTGGTATCACGAATATCGGCAGTTATTATTGCCGTCATTTTAATGATCTCCAGCTTTGCGGTGGTCGCCTACCACTTAAACCTTACTCAAGGCCTCTCGATAACCCTATTCCCGATGATTATTTTGGCTTGGACAATCGAACGGATGAGCATCCTTTGGGAAGAAGACGGCTGGCGGGAGGTTGCGATGCAATTCGCGGGTAGCTTATTAACTGCGGTGATTGTTTACCTAGCCATGACCAACGACGTTATTCGCTATCTGAGCTTTAATTTTATCGGCCTTCAGCTAGTCATTCTGGCATTCATTCTACTGCTGGGTAACTATACAGGCTATCGTCTATCAGAGCTCACTCGCTTCTACCCCCTCGGTGGCAAATCTTAA
- the hemH gene encoding ferrochelatase, whose amino-acid sequence MKFQSANQFSHSQQDKIGLLLVNLGTPDAPTSKALRSYLREFLSDPRVVEIPRVIWMCILYLIILPLRAPKSAHAYASVWSDKGSPLMVNAMAQRDALHALMTERHGERVVTELAMRYNKPSVTSVIQSLQDQGATKLVVLPLYPQYAASTVASVFDAVAADFAKRRWLPDFRFITHYHRDQGYQAAMAKRIRDHWEKNGQAHLLLSFHGIPKRSLTLGDPYFCECHATGRLLAESLGLTKDEYTISFQSRFGKAEWLKPYTDETLKGMPAKGVKAVDVFCPGFSADCLETIEEIAIENRDYFLESGGEQYRYIEALNDMPQHISALADIAEREMSGWLTSEIDGDARQRHADAISHQLAG is encoded by the coding sequence ATGAAATTTCAAAGTGCCAATCAGTTTAGTCATTCTCAACAGGATAAAATAGGCCTGCTGCTCGTTAACCTTGGCACTCCTGACGCGCCAACGTCTAAGGCCCTGCGCAGTTATCTTCGCGAGTTTCTTTCGGACCCTCGAGTTGTTGAGATTCCCCGCGTTATTTGGATGTGTATCCTCTATCTGATCATACTACCTCTCCGGGCACCAAAATCTGCCCACGCTTATGCTTCCGTCTGGAGCGATAAAGGCTCGCCACTCATGGTTAATGCGATGGCGCAACGTGACGCTCTTCATGCGCTCATGACTGAGCGTCACGGTGAACGCGTAGTAACGGAACTCGCCATGCGCTATAACAAGCCCTCGGTTACTAGCGTGATTCAAAGTCTTCAGGATCAAGGCGCCACCAAACTAGTGGTCTTGCCACTCTACCCTCAATATGCGGCTTCAACCGTCGCGTCCGTATTTGATGCGGTAGCCGCTGATTTCGCCAAGCGCAGGTGGCTTCCAGATTTTCGTTTCATTACGCATTACCACCGAGATCAAGGCTATCAAGCGGCAATGGCGAAACGAATTCGTGATCATTGGGAGAAAAATGGTCAGGCGCATCTATTACTCAGCTTCCATGGCATCCCTAAACGCAGTCTAACACTGGGCGACCCCTACTTCTGCGAGTGCCACGCCACGGGAAGGTTGCTGGCCGAAAGTCTTGGCTTAACTAAAGATGAGTATACGATTAGCTTCCAAAGTAGATTTGGCAAGGCCGAATGGTTAAAACCCTATACCGACGAAACGTTAAAAGGTATGCCAGCCAAGGGGGTTAAGGCGGTAGATGTCTTCTGCCCAGGTTTCTCTGCGGACTGCTTAGAAACCATCGAAGAGATCGCCATTGAAAACCGAGACTACTTCCTCGAATCGGGTGGTGAACAATATCGCTATATTGAGGCACTCAACGACATGCCACAGCATATTAGCGCGCTGGCCGATATCGCCGAACGAGAGATGTCCGGGTGGCTAACTTCAGAAATTGACGGTGATGCTCGCCAACGACATGCTGACGCGATATCCCATCAACTCGCTGGCTAA
- a CDS encoding alpha-L-glutamate ligase-like protein, producing the protein MQWTKLANPSQLKHRHVLGMNERNIHFIGRYNQRHLYPLVDNKLLTKNIAEKAHLKAPELIGVITTQADIKLIHNLVKNGEGFVLKPAQGSGGKGILVISSQRDGLFIKPSGGELTATDIERHISNTIAGLFSLGGRSDTVIVERLIQCDPLFNRYSFEGVPDIRVIVFKGYPVMAMVRLSTKKSDGKANLHQGAVGVGLDLATGRALQAVQFDEVITNHPDTNAALNELQIPNWREILCLASQAYEMTQLGYLGTDIVLDADDGPMVLELNARPGLAIQIANGLGLKQRLKHIEKLQQPFFYPTFEQRVDYAMNTLSTLK; encoded by the coding sequence ATGCAGTGGACCAAGTTAGCCAATCCCAGCCAACTTAAACATCGGCATGTATTGGGAATGAATGAGCGTAATATTCATTTTATCGGGCGCTACAACCAGCGTCACCTCTACCCATTGGTAGACAATAAGCTTCTTACCAAAAACATTGCGGAAAAGGCTCATCTAAAAGCTCCGGAGCTGATTGGCGTCATCACTACTCAAGCTGATATTAAACTCATCCATAATCTAGTGAAGAATGGTGAGGGCTTCGTCCTCAAACCGGCTCAGGGAAGTGGCGGAAAAGGCATTCTCGTCATTAGCAGCCAAAGGGACGGCTTGTTTATTAAACCTTCGGGCGGTGAGCTTACTGCCACCGACATTGAGCGTCATATCAGTAATACTATTGCCGGCTTATTTTCACTAGGCGGGCGCAGCGATACGGTCATTGTTGAGCGACTTATTCAGTGTGATCCACTTTTTAATCGCTATAGTTTCGAAGGAGTCCCGGATATCCGAGTGATTGTATTCAAGGGTTATCCTGTCATGGCGATGGTAAGATTAAGTACCAAAAAATCCGATGGCAAAGCGAATCTGCATCAAGGTGCTGTTGGCGTAGGACTAGACTTAGCCACGGGCCGAGCACTTCAAGCGGTCCAGTTTGACGAAGTGATTACTAACCACCCGGACACCAACGCCGCACTTAACGAATTACAGATACCTAACTGGCGGGAGATTTTATGCCTTGCTTCGCAAGCCTACGAAATGACCCAACTGGGTTATCTTGGTACTGATATTGTGCTTGATGCGGATGACGGCCCTATGGTGTTGGAATTGAATGCACGACCTGGCTTAGCCATTCAAATTGCCAACGGTTTAGGTTTGAAACAGCGACTCAAGCACATTGAAAAGCTTCAACAACCCTTCTTCTACCCTACCTTCGAGCAGCGCGTTGACTACGCAATGAACACCCTATCAACCCTCAAATAA
- a CDS encoding Lrp/AsnC family transcriptional regulator: MDLVDQKIVRLLQRDARLSNTELAEAVNLSPSPCSRRVRKLERSGVITGYHARVNPVLTGRNVSALVSVKLRRNGITEAQLFEAAIQQMDYVTECSTITGRYDYMLRLHSESLEDLEAKLKTELAAIEAIDDMETTIILKSIKHI, translated from the coding sequence ATGGATTTAGTAGATCAAAAGATTGTGCGCCTGTTACAGCGCGACGCGAGGTTGAGTAATACAGAGCTTGCCGAGGCTGTAAACCTATCGCCATCGCCGTGCTCGCGACGTGTTAGAAAGCTTGAGCGGAGCGGGGTGATTACTGGCTATCATGCGCGAGTTAATCCGGTGCTAACAGGGCGTAATGTCAGTGCATTAGTGTCGGTAAAATTACGACGTAACGGTATCACTGAAGCTCAGCTCTTTGAAGCCGCTATTCAGCAGATGGATTATGTCACGGAATGTAGCACCATTACGGGTAGGTATGATTATATGCTGCGTCTTCATAGTGAGAGTTTGGAGGACCTTGAAGCCAAACTCAAAACAGAGTTGGCGGCTATTGAGGCCATTGATGACATGGAGACAACGATCATTCTCAAGTCGATAAAGCACATTTAG
- a CDS encoding ATP-dependent zinc protease — protein MTWVTRVVFIAVFFTGCGYQKTMQAHIDTSDSLAATAESMQVDLANLETSLQQQQEQLQNISLQLAQISESLSQQQTQLHQHAATPDEVTAPPSEPSLAVQVPLRNMNKTVLGGRESIFIHAANEEFVARIDTGAEVSSIHASNIELFERDGKEWVRFTIDHEAINELRHSVVERPIKRQARIRQANSDEAQERYVVSMLTQLGEIEQHTDFTLTDRSQLTNPILIGRDYFIDIAIVDVSREFIQSSAPGTD, from the coding sequence ATGACGTGGGTAACTCGAGTTGTATTTATAGCTGTCTTTTTTACTGGCTGCGGCTATCAAAAGACGATGCAAGCGCACATTGATACCAGTGACTCACTCGCGGCAACCGCTGAATCCATGCAGGTCGATCTAGCCAACCTCGAAACTAGCCTCCAACAGCAGCAAGAGCAACTGCAGAATATTAGCTTGCAGTTAGCGCAAATTAGCGAAAGTCTAAGCCAGCAACAGACTCAATTACACCAACATGCAGCCACGCCTGACGAAGTGACCGCCCCCCCCAGCGAACCGAGCCTCGCCGTGCAAGTGCCGCTGCGAAATATGAATAAAACCGTGCTCGGTGGGCGGGAAAGTATTTTTATCCATGCCGCTAATGAAGAGTTTGTTGCTCGCATAGACACTGGAGCGGAAGTTTCTTCCATTCACGCCTCCAATATCGAGTTGTTCGAACGAGATGGTAAAGAATGGGTCCGCTTTACCATTGATCACGAAGCGATCAATGAGCTGCGTCATAGTGTGGTAGAGCGACCAATCAAACGTCAAGCTCGGATCCGCCAAGCAAATAGCGATGAAGCTCAAGAACGTTATGTTGTATCCATGTTGACTCAATTAGGAGAAATTGAACAACACACGGACTTTACGCTGACCGATCGATCTCAACTCACAAATCCAATTCTCATTGGACGAGATTACTTCATTGACATCGCAATTGTTGATGTAAGCCGTGAATTTATTCAATCATCTGCTCCGGGAACCGATTAA
- a CDS encoding sulfite exporter TauE/SafE family protein, whose amino-acid sequence MIEVLLALIVFGAFAVGAMTGFGSVVLALSVGALIIDLPSLVVILVPLTLLMNLPLAWRNRSHIDWSLLLKVILPFMLSGMAIGYWLPQIFPEDILTLVFASFILLLSGQALLQLKSLPVDAVVDSRNTSVQQTKRASLIGVSGVIHGMYASGGPLLVYAMSKAAKGKAAFRATLVTVWLSLNSVLTVAYLIDGRLLAQGYSIALLAPMVLAGAWVGNWMHHRVDEASFLQLVYGLLAVVAILLILQSF is encoded by the coding sequence GTGATTGAAGTACTATTAGCGTTAATTGTGTTTGGCGCCTTCGCGGTGGGCGCAATGACTGGCTTTGGGAGTGTTGTATTGGCTCTAAGTGTCGGCGCGCTGATTATTGATTTGCCAAGCTTAGTAGTGATTTTGGTGCCTCTCACGCTGCTAATGAATCTTCCGCTCGCTTGGCGCAATCGAAGTCATATTGATTGGTCCTTACTTCTCAAGGTTATCTTACCGTTTATGTTAAGTGGTATGGCGATTGGTTACTGGTTACCCCAAATATTCCCTGAAGACATTCTCACGCTCGTCTTCGCAAGTTTCATTTTACTGCTGTCGGGGCAGGCCCTCTTACAACTAAAAAGCTTACCCGTTGATGCGGTGGTTGATTCCCGTAATACCTCAGTTCAGCAAACGAAACGCGCCTCGTTGATTGGTGTGTCGGGAGTTATTCACGGTATGTACGCTTCCGGCGGGCCACTGCTGGTCTACGCCATGTCAAAGGCTGCCAAGGGAAAGGCTGCCTTTCGCGCAACGCTAGTGACAGTATGGCTATCACTGAATAGTGTACTGACCGTTGCCTACCTAATAGATGGAAGATTATTAGCTCAGGGTTACTCAATTGCACTGCTGGCACCGATGGTTCTTGCTGGCGCATGGGTGGGCAATTGGATGCACCACCGCGTAGATGAAGCTAGTTTTCTCCAACTTGTTTATGGGTTGCTAGCGGTTGTTGCTATACTCCTCATTCTTCAAAGCTTTTGA
- a CDS encoding aminotransferase class V-fold PLP-dependent enzyme, which yields MGNQPFQHLPNYWLSHSVGRPLKNASEVLTEQYLNHWQGSEPWPLWLQTIQEFKEQASQLINAEATTVCPQLNVSSGLTKMLNAMCKGKPNPKILLSEADFATISFVAKQVPNAELRYLPANADVTVLSTWTDYLQEDLDVALITHVFSNTGMRAPVKEIVAEYRSRSIRSIIDVAQSIGIVPIDVAQWQADVIIGTSVKWLSGGPGAAFMYVEPSFCSNLEPSDVGWFSHQDPFEFDVHNFEYDQTSHRFLGGTPSVAPFAIAAASIAEINRIGVTNILTHNQHIAAQLTADTPATWWHSPALETKRGGTLVFKPPEDISNRLLHAHQNNRIFLDQRATGFRLSPCWTNTEADIAKFKRIISGN from the coding sequence ATGGGCAACCAACCCTTTCAGCATCTCCCTAACTACTGGTTATCACATTCGGTGGGTCGTCCACTGAAAAACGCCTCTGAGGTGCTAACCGAGCAATATCTAAACCATTGGCAGGGTTCTGAGCCCTGGCCCCTGTGGCTGCAAACCATTCAAGAATTTAAAGAACAGGCCAGTCAATTAATTAACGCGGAAGCGACAACGGTCTGTCCGCAGCTAAACGTTTCTAGTGGTTTAACCAAGATGTTGAACGCTATGTGTAAAGGCAAGCCAAACCCCAAAATATTACTTTCCGAAGCGGACTTCGCTACGATCAGTTTTGTCGCTAAGCAGGTTCCGAATGCCGAGCTTCGCTACCTCCCTGCCAACGCCGACGTCACCGTTCTGAGTACTTGGACAGACTATCTCCAAGAGGATCTGGACGTTGCGCTCATTACGCATGTGTTTTCCAATACTGGAATGAGAGCGCCGGTTAAGGAAATCGTTGCTGAGTATCGCAGCCGTTCTATTCGCTCCATTATTGACGTCGCTCAATCCATCGGCATCGTGCCAATAGACGTCGCTCAATGGCAGGCTGATGTGATCATAGGCACCTCAGTTAAGTGGCTGTCAGGGGGGCCTGGGGCTGCCTTTATGTATGTTGAACCCAGCTTTTGCAGCAACCTAGAGCCCAGTGATGTAGGCTGGTTTTCGCACCAAGATCCCTTTGAATTTGACGTCCATAATTTCGAATACGACCAAACCAGTCATCGCTTTCTAGGTGGCACTCCCTCAGTGGCCCCCTTCGCGATTGCGGCGGCAAGTATTGCTGAAATTAATCGTATCGGGGTAACTAATATCTTGACCCATAATCAACATATTGCGGCTCAGCTTACAGCAGATACTCCCGCTACTTGGTGGCATTCACCTGCGCTTGAGACGAAACGTGGTGGAACCCTAGTTTTTAAACCGCCTGAAGACATCTCAAATCGGCTGCTACACGCTCACCAAAACAACCGTATCTTTCTCGATCAACGAGCTACTGGCTTTCGGCTATCGCCATGCTGGACGAATACTGAAGCGGATATCGCGAAATTCAAACGGATAATTAGTGGGAATTGA
- a CDS encoding monodechloroaminopyrrolnitrin synthase PrnB family protein, whose amino-acid sequence MTQNARSFDHWIRNDFIEINTQLETLYFSNVSDRADVTGIGDDLKHALLHDGKQMMISLLKEGNTDEGFDAGFDLLGNIGFYMAACRRHELTEPSRETKSPLVEASALALQVGASIGMIPRFSTAHLTTHNQAINGRAKSFTHLSDEAIFNEFNTRAILAYQEAAAALIKVVDVGISSPVAIDLLHTAKVALEKVYASNHQLNHQLDVDRFFYSVRPYYKSHRVGNNVYRGANAGDFAGINIIDLLLGLCRADESYYSQLLVDKMLYMMPDDQAALRNAMRLPNLLDSLLSCSPGSWQSEAAAALIQVCQAHGATAEQHHNLLVERFIRVPSEQLATQHHENLTASGPPLPVLLAALEKLRDLRCANPRSDIVTASAKMRQLEELL is encoded by the coding sequence ATGACCCAAAACGCACGCTCATTTGATCACTGGATTCGCAACGATTTCATTGAGATAAATACTCAACTCGAGACCCTCTATTTCAGCAACGTTAGTGATCGAGCTGACGTGACGGGGATAGGCGACGATCTTAAGCACGCCCTGCTTCATGACGGCAAGCAGATGATGATCTCCCTACTCAAGGAGGGAAACACAGATGAAGGCTTTGACGCAGGGTTTGACCTCTTGGGAAATATCGGTTTTTACATGGCTGCCTGTCGGCGACACGAACTTACGGAGCCATCAAGAGAAACCAAGTCACCATTAGTTGAAGCATCGGCGCTGGCACTTCAGGTGGGGGCATCAATTGGGATGATTCCTCGCTTTAGCACCGCTCATTTAACCACGCATAATCAGGCCATAAACGGTAGGGCAAAATCTTTTACCCACCTTAGCGACGAAGCTATCTTCAATGAGTTCAACACCCGCGCCATCCTCGCTTACCAGGAGGCTGCGGCGGCACTCATCAAGGTGGTAGATGTAGGGATCAGTTCGCCCGTTGCCATTGACTTGCTGCATACCGCAAAGGTCGCTTTAGAAAAGGTCTACGCTTCTAATCATCAACTCAATCATCAGCTTGATGTCGACCGCTTCTTTTACTCGGTCCGTCCATACTATAAGTCACATCGGGTCGGCAATAATGTCTATCGCGGGGCCAACGCTGGCGACTTCGCCGGCATCAACATTATCGATTTGCTGTTAGGGTTGTGTCGTGCTGACGAGTCCTACTACTCTCAGCTTTTGGTAGATAAAATGCTGTATATGATGCCGGATGATCAAGCAGCGCTTCGAAATGCGATGCGATTGCCAAATCTACTCGATTCCCTACTTTCATGCTCTCCCGGGAGTTGGCAAAGCGAAGCAGCTGCAGCGCTTATCCAAGTATGCCAAGCTCACGGCGCAACAGCTGAACAGCATCACAACCTATTGGTTGAACGATTTATCCGCGTTCCGTCAGAGCAACTAGCCACTCAACATCATGAGAATCTAACGGCCAGCGGGCCTCCGCTTCCTGTATTATTAGCCGCGTTAGAAAAACTTAGAGATCTCCGCTGCGCTAACCCACGCAGTGATATTGTCACCGCTTCAGCGAAAATGAGACAGCTAGAGGAATTACTATAA